One genomic segment of Rhizobium sp. 11515TR includes these proteins:
- a CDS encoding DUF982 domain-containing protein, with amino-acid sequence MLWTAPVYLATSSRDGCLIQGPEDAIQFLSRRWPCERSSSYARATEKCVAAVSHKIPVEASRAAFVIACLDAHLMTGSRSS; translated from the coding sequence ATGCTTTGGACCGCACCCGTTTATCTTGCGACCAGCAGCCGAGACGGCTGTCTGATCCAGGGACCGGAAGATGCGATCCAATTCCTGTCACGAAGATGGCCTTGCGAACGAAGCAGTTCCTACGCGCGTGCGACGGAAAAATGCGTTGCGGCGGTTTCGCACAAGATTCCCGTCGAGGCGTCGCGAGCAGCTTTCGTGATTGCCTGCCTCGACGCGCACCTGATGACGGGAAGCAGGTCGTCATGA
- a CDS encoding ferritin-like domain-containing protein, producing MAETEIHDMFVIGLRNAYAMENQALGITRPQPSRLENYPEVAAKLEQHIGETEDQIRRLERILEDLDEDYLNLKDIILSFTSPTTVMSHASVSNEVLKDALTDFAFENYEIAAYKSLLTIADAGNFDEAKHALRQSLTEEQAMAKWLDDHLPQITRKFLLMWEGDGRLAR from the coding sequence ATGGCAGAGACAGAGATCCACGACATGTTCGTCATCGGCCTTCGAAACGCCTATGCGATGGAAAACCAGGCTTTGGGGATAACAAGACCACAACCGTCACGCTTGGAAAATTATCCGGAAGTGGCGGCAAAACTTGAACAGCACATCGGTGAAACGGAGGATCAAATCAGGCGACTCGAACGTATCCTTGAGGATTTGGATGAGGATTATCTCAACCTCAAGGATATCATCCTTTCGTTCACCAGCCCGACGACTGTCATGAGCCATGCAAGCGTAAGCAATGAAGTGCTGAAAGACGCCCTCACCGATTTCGCATTCGAAAACTATGAAATTGCGGCATATAAATCACTGCTGACGATAGCCGATGCCGGAAACTTCGATGAAGCGAAACATGCTCTGCGGCAGAGCTTGACCGAAGAGCAGGCGATGGCCAAATGGCTTGACGATCATCTGCCGCAGATCACGCGGAAGTTTCTGCTGATGTGGGAAGGAGATGGGCGCCTCGCAAGGTAA
- the ku gene encoding non-homologous end joining protein Ku: MAPRSFWKGYLKLSLVTCPVAMAPATTVNEKVRFHTLNRKTGNRIVSQYVDSVTGKAVDEADEVKGYERGENDYVMLEDEELDAVALESTRTIDIEMFVPRDSIEWVWFDTPHYLTPNDAVGEEAYCVIRDAMAASRMVGISRLVMYRRERAVMLEARDKGIVLWTLRFGDEVRNERDYFEDIPAKSVDAKLMKLVGELIDERTKSWDSGMVSDPVQDKLLDIIAAKKKGRKRPARAKPEEAPATGNVISIMDALRKSLSREKAAKKR, encoded by the coding sequence ATGGCGCCAAGATCATTCTGGAAAGGCTATCTCAAACTGTCGCTCGTGACATGTCCGGTCGCCATGGCTCCGGCGACCACCGTTAACGAGAAAGTTCGCTTCCACACGCTGAACAGAAAGACGGGCAACCGCATCGTCAGCCAATATGTCGATTCCGTCACGGGCAAAGCGGTCGATGAAGCCGATGAGGTCAAGGGATATGAGCGCGGCGAGAATGACTATGTCATGCTCGAGGACGAAGAGCTCGATGCCGTCGCTTTGGAAAGTACCAGAACGATCGATATCGAGATGTTCGTACCGCGCGACAGCATCGAATGGGTCTGGTTCGATACGCCGCATTATCTGACGCCGAACGATGCCGTCGGCGAGGAGGCTTATTGCGTCATTCGTGATGCGATGGCTGCGAGCCGCATGGTCGGCATATCCCGGCTCGTCATGTATCGCCGTGAGCGTGCCGTCATGCTCGAAGCGCGAGACAAAGGAATCGTCCTGTGGACGTTGCGATTTGGTGATGAGGTCCGGAATGAAAGGGATTACTTCGAAGACATCCCCGCAAAATCGGTCGACGCCAAACTGATGAAGCTCGTGGGAGAGCTGATAGACGAGCGAACGAAATCATGGGACTCAGGCATGGTCTCCGACCCCGTCCAGGACAAGCTTCTCGATATCATCGCTGCCAAGAAGAAGGGTCGCAAGCGCCCCGCAAGGGCAAAGCCCGAAGAGGCGCCTGCCACGGGCAATGTCATCAGCATCATGGATGCGCTTCGAAAGAGCCTTTCACGGGAAAAGGCTGCAAAGAAAAGATAA
- the ligD gene encoding DNA ligase D has product MALELYNRKRDFTRTSEPKGRASRNKAASAGNSFVIQKHDARRLHYDFRLELDGVLKSWAVTRGPSLVAGEKRLAVQTEDHPLEYGGFEGTIPKGEYGGGTVIVWDKGSWTPLGDPHKGLAKGHLEFELHGKKLGGRWHLIRMAGKPREKRENWLLIKGEDDAARPEGAPDILEERPESAKTGRVIDEVAGEKPGWSSKTGKIDRRIARAKDESFNDKGRNKKKPSRVAPEREADAKPVEPSALKGVRKAALPAFVEPALATLVSKPPTGKRWLHEIKFDGYRLEVRIEAGRVKLLTRSGLDWTRKFGKEIVSAFKDLPVGTAIIDGELVVEPAAGASDFSALQADLSEGRSDRFVFYAFDLIYLDGYDLTACPLVSRKDLLQKIISSETGILRFSSHFDENGDLLLNHACRLSLEGIVSKIASDPYRSGRGKSWVKSKCSSRQEFVIGGWVPSTTSRNAIGSLVLGVYEHGKLQHVGRVGTGYTHTVAEQLFKRLARLKAEESPFASRLTAEEHRGVRFIRPDLVAEVEFRAWTADGHLRHASFRGLREDKNPLDIVRETPKSAAKTSTERPSRTRISLTHGDRLYWPDEGVTKAGLADYYTEVWRYMGPFVVGRPLALVRCPNGIGGQHFFQKHAWKGMNRNIALAKDPQGEEPYVSINDLNGLIGLVQAAVLEIHPWGSMVGNWEKPDMIIMDLDPGPNVAWTEVIAAAEETGERLKRAGLVPFVKTSGGKGLHIVCPLVAKAEWPTVKSFTKDIADAMAADSPGRYVSTITKSKRRGKILVDYLRNQRGSTAVAPYSTRARPGAAVSMPLSWEELSPAIGPDYFIVLNVPTRLAALRSDPWAEFRKAAEPLNPDAKRKRGS; this is encoded by the coding sequence ATGGCGCTGGAGCTCTATAACCGCAAACGCGATTTCACCAGAACATCGGAACCAAAGGGCCGCGCGAGCAGGAACAAGGCCGCATCAGCCGGCAACAGCTTCGTCATCCAGAAGCACGACGCGCGCCGGCTCCACTATGATTTTCGCCTCGAATTGGATGGCGTGCTGAAGAGCTGGGCGGTGACCAGGGGGCCAAGTCTGGTGGCCGGCGAGAAGCGGCTGGCGGTACAGACCGAAGATCATCCCTTGGAATATGGCGGCTTCGAAGGCACGATCCCGAAGGGCGAATATGGCGGCGGCACCGTCATCGTCTGGGACAAGGGTTCGTGGACGCCGCTTGGCGACCCCCACAAGGGCTTGGCAAAGGGACATCTCGAATTCGAGCTTCACGGAAAAAAACTCGGCGGCCGGTGGCACCTCATCCGCATGGCCGGAAAGCCGCGTGAGAAGCGGGAAAACTGGTTGTTGATCAAAGGAGAGGACGATGCGGCCCGTCCGGAGGGTGCGCCCGATATCCTCGAGGAACGACCGGAATCGGCAAAGACGGGACGGGTTATCGATGAGGTTGCCGGCGAAAAGCCGGGCTGGTCGTCAAAAACCGGCAAGATTGATCGCAGGATAGCCCGAGCCAAGGACGAAAGCTTCAACGACAAGGGCAGGAATAAAAAGAAGCCAAGCAGAGTTGCGCCTGAGCGGGAAGCCGATGCGAAGCCCGTTGAGCCATCCGCCTTGAAGGGCGTCAGGAAGGCTGCTCTGCCGGCATTTGTCGAACCCGCACTGGCGACGCTGGTATCCAAGCCGCCCACGGGCAAGCGCTGGCTTCACGAGATCAAATTCGACGGCTATCGGCTTGAGGTCCGCATCGAGGCAGGCCGCGTCAAGCTGCTGACGCGCAGCGGCCTCGACTGGACCCGGAAATTCGGCAAGGAGATCGTCAGCGCCTTCAAGGATCTCCCCGTCGGCACAGCCATCATCGATGGCGAACTGGTCGTCGAGCCGGCCGCCGGCGCCTCGGATTTTTCCGCCCTGCAGGCCGATCTCAGCGAGGGGCGCAGCGACCGTTTCGTCTTCTACGCATTCGATCTCATCTACCTCGATGGCTATGATCTAACGGCCTGCCCCCTGGTCAGTCGCAAGGACTTGCTGCAGAAGATCATTTCGTCCGAAACCGGGATCCTCCGTTTCAGCAGCCATTTTGACGAAAATGGCGATCTGCTGTTGAACCATGCCTGCCGGTTGAGCCTGGAAGGGATCGTCTCCAAGATCGCCAGCGATCCCTATCGCTCCGGCCGCGGCAAGAGCTGGGTCAAATCGAAATGTTCGTCACGACAGGAATTCGTTATCGGCGGCTGGGTGCCGTCGACGACATCGAGAAACGCGATCGGCTCGCTGGTTCTCGGCGTCTACGAACATGGCAAGCTGCAGCATGTCGGCCGCGTCGGAACCGGGTACACACACACCGTCGCCGAGCAGCTCTTCAAAAGGCTTGCCCGCCTGAAGGCAGAGGAAAGTCCTTTCGCATCCAGGCTGACGGCAGAAGAACATCGCGGTGTCCGCTTCATACGGCCCGACCTGGTCGCGGAAGTCGAATTCCGCGCTTGGACGGCCGACGGCCATCTGCGTCATGCTTCCTTCCGTGGCTTGAGAGAAGACAAGAACCCACTCGACATCGTTCGCGAGACACCGAAATCGGCTGCCAAGACCTCGACTGAAAGGCCGTCGCGGACCCGTATCTCCCTGACCCACGGCGATCGTCTTTATTGGCCGGACGAGGGTGTTACAAAAGCCGGACTTGCAGATTACTACACCGAGGTCTGGCGCTACATGGGGCCTTTTGTCGTTGGCCGGCCGCTTGCGCTCGTGCGCTGCCCGAACGGGATCGGCGGCCAGCATTTCTTCCAGAAGCACGCCTGGAAGGGCATGAACCGGAACATCGCATTGGCGAAGGACCCGCAAGGCGAGGAGCCCTATGTGAGCATCAACGACCTGAACGGCCTGATCGGCCTCGTACAGGCCGCTGTCCTCGAGATCCATCCCTGGGGATCGATGGTCGGCAATTGGGAAAAGCCTGACATGATCATCATGGATCTCGATCCTGGTCCGAATGTCGCATGGACAGAGGTCATCGCCGCCGCGGAAGAGACCGGCGAACGGCTGAAACGAGCGGGTCTCGTTCCCTTTGTCAAGACATCCGGCGGCAAAGGGCTGCACATCGTCTGCCCGCTGGTCGCCAAAGCCGAATGGCCTACCGTCAAGTCCTTTACCAAGGACATCGCCGACGCGATGGCCGCTGACAGCCCCGGCCGCTATGTTTCGACCATCACCAAATCGAAACGCCGGGGCAAGATCCTAGTCGACTATTTGCGGAACCAACGCGGCTCGACTGCAGTTGCGCCCTATTCGACCCGCGCTCGTCCGGGAGCCGCCGTCTCCATGCCCTTGTCCTGGGAGGAACTGAGCCCCGCCATCGGCCCCGACTATTTCATCGTGCTCAACGTGCCGACACGGCTCGCCGCGCTTCGGTCGGATCCCTGGGCCGAGTTCAGGAAAGCCGCAGAACCGTTGAACCCCGACGCGAAGCGCAAGCGCGGCTCATGA
- the ku gene encoding non-homologous end joining protein Ku, with protein MSPRAQWKGYLKFGEVSCPVALYTAVSTSERISFHTLNRATGNRVRREFIDSASEKPVPREDQVKGYEVNKDDYIILEPEEVAAAVPESDKVLHVEAFLACDEIDDVYFDRPYYLAPSAPASAEAFALIREGMRKKQVAAIARTVLFRRLRTLMIRAHGAGLIATTLNFDYEVRSAQEAFEDVPDMKIKGEMLDLARHIIATKKGSFDASEFDDRYEAALAELVKAKIEGKKIPQRKPAKVAKVTDLMEALRQSAGMAGQAKAGAKHSGKKSEATSGKAAKSRTASSSRTQRKAS; from the coding sequence ATGAGCCCGCGCGCGCAATGGAAAGGATATCTCAAATTCGGGGAGGTCAGCTGTCCGGTCGCGCTCTATACGGCAGTTTCTACCTCGGAACGAATTTCCTTTCATACGCTGAACCGGGCGACCGGCAACCGGGTCAGGCGCGAATTCATCGATAGTGCGAGCGAAAAGCCGGTGCCGCGCGAGGATCAGGTTAAGGGTTACGAAGTCAACAAGGATGATTATATCATCCTTGAGCCCGAGGAAGTCGCTGCGGCGGTGCCGGAAAGCGATAAGGTTTTGCACGTAGAAGCCTTTCTGGCATGCGATGAAATCGATGATGTCTATTTCGACCGGCCCTATTATCTAGCCCCTTCCGCTCCGGCGAGCGCAGAGGCGTTCGCGCTAATCCGCGAAGGAATGCGCAAGAAGCAGGTTGCCGCTATTGCCCGCACCGTTCTGTTTCGCCGCCTTCGGACACTGATGATCCGCGCCCATGGCGCGGGGCTGATCGCCACGACATTGAATTTCGATTATGAGGTTCGCTCGGCACAGGAAGCTTTCGAGGATGTGCCCGATATGAAGATCAAGGGCGAAATGCTCGATCTCGCCAGACATATCATCGCCACCAAGAAAGGCAGTTTCGATGCAAGTGAATTCGACGACCGCTACGAGGCCGCGCTCGCCGAACTGGTAAAAGCCAAGATTGAAGGCAAAAAGATCCCGCAACGCAAGCCAGCGAAAGTCGCCAAGGTTACTGATCTTATGGAGGCTCTGCGCCAGAGCGCCGGCATGGCTGGCCAAGCCAAGGCAGGCGCCAAACACTCTGGCAAGAAATCTGAGGCGACATCCGGCAAGGCGGCAAAATCCCGTACCGCCTCCTCCTCGCGGACACAACGCAAGGCGAGCTGA
- a CDS encoding DUF1328 domain-containing protein, with protein MLYYALIFLVVALIAGALGFGGIAGASASIAQVLFFIFLIFFVVSLIMNVMRR; from the coding sequence ATGCTTTATTATGCACTGATATTCCTCGTCGTAGCTTTGATTGCAGGTGCCCTCGGCTTCGGTGGCATAGCAGGCGCATCTGCGTCCATCGCACAGGTCCTGTTCTTTATCTTCCTCATCTTCTTCGTGGTCTCGCTGATCATGAATGTGATGAGACGCTAA
- a CDS encoding HD domain-containing protein — MKHLDQAIHIALEAHEGQTDKTGRPFFEHCQRVALLVSGDEARTVAYLHDVVEKGRGWTLDRLKEEGFPARILSAVDALTRRPGEPDEQFIHRAAANALAWPVKRADLEDNLWQSEQISKDAAKYQRGLDILLEMVGRK; from the coding sequence GTGAAACATCTTGACCAAGCCATCCATATCGCGCTCGAGGCTCACGAAGGGCAGACGGACAAGACTGGACGGCCTTTCTTTGAACATTGCCAACGCGTCGCGCTGCTGGTTTCCGGTGATGAGGCCCGGACGGTCGCCTATCTTCATGATGTTGTCGAAAAGGGAAGAGGGTGGACGCTCGATCGCCTGAAAGAAGAGGGCTTCCCGGCAAGGATTCTATCTGCCGTCGATGCCTTGACGCGGCGGCCGGGCGAGCCGGACGAGCAATTCATCCATCGTGCGGCAGCGAATGCGTTGGCTTGGCCCGTCAAGCGGGCCGACCTTGAGGACAATCTTTGGCAAAGCGAGCAGATAAGCAAGGACGCTGCAAAATATCAGCGCGGCTTGGACATCCTGCTCGAAATGGTGGGCCGAAAGTAG
- a CDS encoding flavodoxin family protein: MVLKALALNATLKTGSSETSSTDRMLSLVGEALAKEKVEMATIRLTDHNILPGVKSNEGAADAWPGIRRMILAADILIFGTPIWMGQPSSVAKRALERMDAFLSETDEQHRMVSYGRVAAVAVVGNEDGAHHVSAEIYQALNDVGFTIPANAVVYWVGEAMGSTNFIDLEAVPDKVTSTVNMLARNTAHLARLLSESQYPGIGN; the protein is encoded by the coding sequence ATGGTTCTGAAAGCCTTAGCACTGAACGCAACCTTGAAGACCGGCTCCAGCGAAACATCCTCGACGGATCGAATGCTTTCTCTTGTGGGAGAGGCTCTTGCGAAGGAGAAGGTGGAGATGGCGACGATCCGTCTCACCGACCACAATATTCTGCCGGGTGTCAAATCGAACGAGGGTGCGGCCGATGCATGGCCCGGCATCCGCCGGATGATCCTTGCGGCCGACATTCTGATCTTCGGCACCCCGATTTGGATGGGACAGCCGTCGAGCGTGGCAAAACGCGCATTGGAACGTATGGATGCCTTTCTGTCAGAAACGGACGAACAGCATAGGATGGTATCGTATGGTCGCGTCGCCGCCGTGGCAGTCGTCGGCAACGAAGACGGCGCTCATCATGTCTCCGCGGAAATCTATCAGGCCTTGAATGATGTCGGTTTCACGATCCCGGCCAACGCTGTCGTCTATTGGGTAGGGGAGGCAATGGGTAGCACCAATTTCATCGATCTGGAGGCAGTTCCAGACAAGGTCACCAGCACAGTGAACATGCTGGCACGCAATACTGCCCATCTCGCACGACTGTTGAGCGAAAGCCAATATCCCGGCATCGGCAATTGA
- a CDS encoding DUF3175 domain-containing protein: MPKVKSKKWSRRVNETSDAMDLKKGVFNERSAKKIADSLKESAESSDRRKSSPFRSAMSMLNFYINRAGDQLSKSRRATLEKAKTELRKDFGRDP; encoded by the coding sequence ATGCCCAAAGTTAAATCGAAGAAATGGTCACGGCGCGTCAATGAGACCAGTGATGCCATGGACCTGAAGAAAGGCGTATTCAACGAGCGCAGCGCCAAGAAAATTGCCGATTCACTTAAAGAATCCGCCGAAAGCAGCGACCGCCGCAAATCCAGTCCGTTTAGATCCGCCATGTCGATGTTGAACTTCTATATCAATCGCGCGGGCGATCAGCTTTCGAAATCCCGGCGCGCAACGTTGGAGAAGGCAAAAACCGAACTCCGCAAGGATTTTGGCCGCGATCCGTGA
- a CDS encoding NtaA/DmoA family FMN-dependent monooxygenase (This protein belongs to a clade of FMN-dependent monooxygenases, within a broader family of flavin-dependent oxidoreductases, the luciferase-like monooxygenase (LMM) family, some of whose members use coenzyme F420 rather than FMN.), which yields MTHNRPRRLKTLTGASSVISAGNDTSPVTGIKRAVELARKAEAEKITGLFTADLLHIDPAGLAGTAGIQEPIIALAALSQVTSHIGLIATVSTTFHYPYNLARQIGTLDHASGGRAGWNAVTSSVGEENFGETLPSPEERYERAAEFIEIVNALYDANERNAAERKASGAIGIDPAKFHPINYRGKHFQVDGPLNVPPLPQGRPVQFQAGQSEAGVTVGARYAEVVYTSQPKLEDAIAFATELRRRATSFGRAAGLPFIMNSFHSVIGDSDADVARRLKEKHERIDYEQGRLKLADMLGGDLDLSELPLDKPLPEALLPEVTSINRRRGRVEIFRRYAREGLTLRQLIIQAQETGHWSVAGTPEQLADAIEERYRSGILDVLSLHGFGNPDQEDLLVNGLLPELRRRSIIDTDYVGDDFRSNLELPPYVAADGALNSARRA from the coding sequence ATGACCCACAATCGTCCCCGACGCCTGAAGACATTGACCGGAGCGAGCAGCGTCATTTCCGCCGGAAACGACACAAGCCCCGTCACCGGCATCAAGCGTGCCGTCGAGCTCGCCCGTAAGGCGGAAGCGGAAAAGATCACCGGGCTGTTCACGGCCGACCTGCTCCATATCGACCCGGCGGGACTTGCCGGAACCGCCGGCATTCAGGAGCCGATCATCGCTCTTGCCGCCTTGAGCCAGGTGACCTCACACATCGGTCTGATCGCCACCGTCTCCACCACCTTTCACTATCCCTACAATCTGGCTCGCCAGATCGGCACGCTCGACCATGCAAGCGGCGGGCGCGCCGGCTGGAATGCCGTGACCTCCTCCGTCGGCGAAGAGAATTTCGGCGAGACGTTACCAAGCCCGGAGGAACGCTATGAGCGGGCTGCTGAATTCATCGAAATCGTCAATGCGCTTTATGATGCCAATGAACGCAATGCCGCCGAACGCAAGGCGTCTGGTGCAATCGGGATCGATCCGGCAAAATTCCATCCGATTAACTATCGCGGCAAGCATTTCCAGGTCGACGGTCCCTTGAACGTGCCGCCTTTGCCGCAGGGCCGCCCCGTCCAGTTTCAGGCGGGCCAGTCGGAAGCCGGTGTCACCGTCGGCGCACGATATGCCGAGGTGGTCTATACCTCGCAGCCCAAGCTCGAGGATGCCATCGCTTTCGCCACGGAACTGCGGCGTCGCGCGACAAGCTTCGGGCGCGCAGCCGGCCTCCCCTTCATCATGAATTCCTTCCATTCGGTGATCGGCGATTCCGATGCGGATGTCGCAAGACGCCTGAAGGAGAAGCACGAGCGGATCGACTACGAACAAGGCCGCCTGAAACTGGCGGACATGCTCGGCGGCGATCTCGATCTTTCCGAACTGCCGCTCGACAAGCCCTTGCCGGAGGCACTCCTGCCTGAGGTCACCAGCATCAACCGGCGGCGCGGACGCGTGGAAATCTTCCGCCGCTATGCGCGTGAGGGACTGACCCTGCGGCAGCTCATCATTCAGGCGCAGGAAACGGGCCACTGGTCGGTTGCCGGCACGCCGGAGCAGCTTGCCGATGCGATCGAGGAGCGCTATCGGAGCGGCATTCTTGATGTTCTCTCCCTGCATGGCTTCGGCAATCCGGATCAGGAGGATCTGCTGGTGAACGGGCTGCTGCCCGAATTGCGGCGGCGGTCGATCATCGACACCGATTATGTCGGAGACGATTTCCGCTCTAATCTGGAACTTCCGCCCTATGTAGCCGCAGACGGCGCGTTGAACTCGGCCAGGCGCGCCTGA
- a CDS encoding dipeptide ABC transporter ATP-binding protein, producing MTPVLDIRNLTIGFPRDGRDNRVVHGFDLRIDKGEAVALVGESGSGKSVTARSIIGLAGPDAVVGADRFDIDGNDVRDFDERQWQRLRGEKIGFVLQDALISLDPLRRISQQLSDAFGGRSPFRRPDRREDSRLLLQSVGIPDPDRRLPQYPHQLSGGLRQRTLIATAIARGPSLLIADEPTTALDATVQKQILDLLLERRKAGHTLLLISHDLAVVSHLADRVLVMNDGRIVEEGSTEQILKTPRHPYTRQLLDAVPSAASKGFRLSPASVTQSESERVQAAPTPNVWQRVPLPAKAIDRHNHILSARNLVKRYGGSGGIFAVNDVSFDLAAGEALGIVGESGSGKTTVAKIVLGLVEPDHGSVRLDGGGWSNVTEAARRARRSSMQLIAQDALSSFDPRYTVEKIIGESLDSAGIFGAARRERVLEVLDAVRLSEAFLKRYPRELSGGQRQRVAIARAFAPRPRLLVADEPVSALDVSVQAQVLDLLAELQAASGTSLLFISHDLGVIHHLTDRVLVMKEGRIVEAGAVEDVFTKPHHSYTRTLLEAVPALP from the coding sequence GTGACACCGGTGCTCGACATCCGCAATCTGACGATCGGCTTTCCGCGGGATGGCCGCGACAACAGGGTGGTCCACGGCTTCGATCTGAGGATCGACAAGGGCGAAGCCGTCGCGCTTGTCGGAGAATCCGGCTCCGGTAAATCGGTGACGGCGCGCTCGATCATCGGCTTGGCCGGGCCGGATGCTGTTGTCGGCGCCGACCGTTTCGATATCGACGGAAACGATGTTCGCGACTTCGATGAACGGCAATGGCAGCGCCTTCGCGGCGAAAAAATCGGCTTCGTTCTTCAGGATGCCCTCATCTCCCTCGACCCGCTGAGACGGATTTCGCAGCAACTGTCCGACGCCTTCGGCGGGCGCAGTCCCTTTCGCCGCCCCGATCGACGCGAAGACAGCCGCCTGCTGCTGCAGTCGGTCGGCATCCCCGATCCGGATCGGCGGCTGCCGCAATACCCGCACCAGCTTTCGGGCGGCTTGCGCCAGCGCACTCTTATCGCCACGGCAATAGCACGCGGGCCTTCACTGCTGATTGCCGACGAGCCGACGACGGCGCTGGATGCGACGGTTCAAAAGCAGATCCTCGACCTGCTTCTCGAACGACGCAAGGCCGGCCATACGCTTCTCCTGATCAGTCATGATCTGGCCGTCGTCTCCCATCTTGCCGATCGCGTACTCGTCATGAACGACGGCCGGATTGTCGAAGAGGGTTCGACGGAACAGATACTGAAGACCCCTCGCCATCCCTATACACGGCAATTGCTGGATGCCGTGCCTTCGGCCGCCTCCAAGGGGTTCCGGCTATCGCCGGCATCCGTCACACAGTCGGAGAGCGAGCGGGTGCAAGCGGCCCCCACGCCCAATGTATGGCAACGCGTCCCCTTGCCTGCAAAAGCAATCGATCGCCACAACCATATTCTGTCAGCGCGCAATCTCGTCAAACGCTATGGCGGATCGGGCGGCATCTTCGCCGTCAACGACGTCTCCTTCGACCTCGCAGCCGGCGAGGCCCTTGGCATCGTCGGTGAATCCGGTTCCGGCAAGACAACGGTCGCGAAGATCGTTCTTGGCCTTGTCGAACCGGATCATGGATCGGTTCGTCTTGACGGCGGCGGCTGGAGCAATGTCACCGAGGCCGCGCGCCGCGCCAGGCGCTCCAGCATGCAGCTCATCGCACAGGATGCGCTCAGTTCCTTCGATCCGCGCTATACGGTCGAGAAGATCATCGGCGAAAGCCTCGATAGTGCCGGCATCTTCGGCGCCGCGCGCCGCGAACGCGTGCTTGAGGTGCTCGACGCGGTTCGTCTGAGCGAGGCGTTCCTGAAGCGCTATCCACGCGAGCTTTCCGGCGGCCAACGTCAGCGCGTCGCCATCGCACGCGCCTTTGCGCCGCGCCCGCGTCTTCTCGTGGCCGACGAGCCGGTCAGTGCGCTCGACGTATCGGTGCAGGCGCAGGTGCTCGATCTTCTGGCCGAACTTCAGGCCGCATCCGGAACCTCACTCCTCTTCATCTCCCACGATCTCGGCGTCATCCATCACCTGACGGACCGCGTTCTCGTGATGAAAGAGGGACGCATCGTCGAAGCGGGCGCGGTGGAGGATGTCTTCACCAAACCACATCACAGCTACACTCGCACGCTTTTGGAAGCGGTTCCGGCCCTGCCCTGA
- a CDS encoding ABC transporter permease has protein sequence MSISSSPEQETDQRQQRLYWRVANPGFTLSAIFLLLVAIATIWPQVLTTANPIAADPLQAQLPPSTQHWFGTDHLGRDVFSRVVYGARYSILIGVSAVAIAAIVGAFLGLLSGLARGLVDEAISRFLDVISSFPDLLLALVLISFTGPGTVNLIFALGLASVPRFARVVRAQTFVIAKSGYVEQARTFGLRRSVLVARHILPHALAQVPILATIGLGTTIIQAAGLSFLGMGPQPPAPEWGAMLAEARNYLRVAWWIGVWPGLAITLTVISISVLGRRWQLAFEGRRPS, from the coding sequence TTGAGCATCTCCTCTTCTCCCGAACAGGAAACCGATCAGCGCCAACAACGACTTTATTGGCGCGTCGCAAATCCCGGGTTTACCCTTTCGGCGATTTTCCTGCTGCTGGTGGCGATCGCAACCATCTGGCCGCAAGTTCTGACCACTGCCAATCCGATCGCAGCCGATCCCTTGCAGGCACAGCTGCCGCCGTCGACGCAACATTGGTTCGGCACGGATCATCTCGGCAGAGATGTCTTCTCGCGGGTTGTTTACGGCGCGCGTTACTCCATCCTCATCGGCGTCAGCGCCGTCGCCATCGCGGCGATCGTCGGAGCCTTTCTCGGGCTTCTGTCGGGCCTTGCCCGCGGTCTCGTCGATGAGGCCATCTCGCGCTTTCTGGATGTAATTTCGTCGTTTCCGGACCTGCTTTTGGCTCTCGTGCTGATCTCCTTTACAGGACCCGGCACGGTCAACCTCATCTTCGCGCTCGGCCTTGCCTCCGTGCCGCGCTTTGCGAGGGTCGTGCGCGCGCAGACCTTCGTGATCGCCAAAAGTGGTTACGTGGAGCAGGCAAGAACATTCGGGCTGAGACGCAGCGTGCTGGTGGCCCGCCATATCCTGCCGCATGCGCTCGCCCAAGTGCCTATCCTGGCGACGATCGGTCTCGGGACCACGATCATACAGGCCGCAGGCCTGAGCTTTCTCGGCATGGGTCCGCAGCCACCCGCCCCGGAATGGGGAGCAATGCTGGCCGAGGCACGCAATTATCTTCGCGTGGCGTGGTGGATCGGCGTCTGGCCAGGTCTCGCCATCACGCTGACGGTCATCTCCATAAGTGTGCTTGGAAGACGCTGGCAACTTGCATTTGAAGGCAGGAGGCCATCGTGA